The window GCCGCCAGCGGCGACCAGCATCTCGGCGAGAAGCAGCAGCAGCGCCGCCAGGGCGGCGAGCCGCCACGCCTCGCGGCCGCGCCGGGCGCGGAAGATCTCGCGCGACCAGTCGTCCTTCGCCACGACGCGCGCCTCCCCTCCGAGCGCGGAGCGCAACGCGCGCTCGTCCAGCCGCGTCAATTCGGACTCGCGGGGCGGCGGGTTGACGGCGAACGCGCCCAGCAGGGAGTCGCCCGCGAGGACGCGGTAGACGCCGGGCGCGGGCGGTACGCGAAACGGGGCGCCGCCCTCGACGCCGATGCGCTCCCCCTCGGGCCCCACCACGGCGTCCGCCCTGCCGGGGAGGGGCACCCACGCGCCCGGCGCGAGGTCAGCGCCCTCCGGGATGGCGCTGGCCCAGCCCGCCACCAGCCGGTCCACCAGCGGCACCATGGCCGCGGTGGCCGCGACGTCGCCCTCGCGCCCGTCCAGCGGGCCCGCAACGAGCAGATAGCGCGCGCCGTCGGGCAGCGCGCCGCCCACCGCCCACGGGTCGCCGCCGGCCAGGCGCACCCGCACCTCGGCGGCGTCCACGTCGCCTTCGGCGCGCAGCCGGTAGGGGGTGCGCAGCTCCACGTCGGCGAGCAGGGCGGCGAGTTCTGGGTCCGCCGGCGCGTCGGCGCGGTCGCCGGCGGCCTCGCCCTGGGCCTCCACGCGCCACGGTACGCCCGCCTCGGCCAGGGCGCGGTTGAGCGCCGGCAGCGCGACGGGGTCGGCGGGTGGCAGGGCGATGACCGCGGCTCCGGGGCGGGTGGGCAGGCCGGCTCCACCCACCGAAACCACGACGTCGGCCGAGCGCGCCGGCGCGCGTCTGACGCGGCCGCCGTCCGCCAGGATGTCCAGAGCGCCCTCCACGAACGGAGCCTCCCCCACTACGGCCACCGCCGCCGGCGGCAGCACGCGGGCCACGTAGTGGCGCCTGTCGTCGGCGCGCAGCTCGTCGGCCTCCAACTCGGCGCGACCCTCCAGCACGCCCTCCGGCTGCGCGGGCAGCATCAGCAGCGCCACCGAGCCGGCCGCGCCCCGCCCGACCGCGCGCAGCGTGTCGTGCGCGAGCAGCCGCAGACCCGTCGAGTCCCGCCCGCCCGCGAGCGCGACTCCCACCGAGACGCGCTGGCCGGCGCGCGGCGCGAGCCCGCCCTCCAGCGACACGGCCGCGACGCCCAGGTTGGCCGGCGGGTCGCGATCCGGCGCGACCACGAGCACCGGCGGCCCGGCGTCGTCCTCGCCGGCGCCCGCATCGGTGCCCGCGAACTCGGTCGCCTGGCCGTCGGTCAGCAGGTGGATTTCCCCCACGCGGCCGTCGGCGCCGGCGCCCAGCAGGCCGCGCGCTCGCTCGAGCGCGGCGGGCAAGTCGGCCCCGGCCGGGACGGGCGCCACGCCGCGGATCAGATCGGCGGCCGCGCGCGCGTCGCCCGGCGGGGCCGCGGCCCACGGCTCCGCCGCGCGGATGACCCAGAAGCGGTCGTCGGGCCCGGCGGCGTCGGTGGCCGCGAGAGCCAGGCCCTTGAGCTCGTCCAGCAGGCGGCGGTCGCCGCGCACGAGCGACGCGCTCAAAGAGTTGTCGAGCACCACGACCACCGCGGTGGGCCGGTGCTCGCCCTGGCCGCCGCGCAGGAAGGGCCGCGCCGCCGCGAACGCCAGCGCCATGACCGCCGCCACGCGCAGCAGCAGCAGCAGGAGCTGGCGCAGCCGGATCCGCCGCGCGTGCTCGCGCTCGGCGAGGCGCAGGTAGCGGATGGCCGGGAACACCACGCGCCGGCCCTGCTGGCGCTGAAGGAGGTGCAGCAGGATTGGCACCGCGGCGGCCACGGCGAGCGCGAGGAGCGCGGGCGCGAGGAAGCCGATCACGCCAGGCGCTGCCGCTTACGCATGTACTCACGCAGGCCGAAAGCGAACGGCCGGGAGGTATCGAGAAGGACGTAGTCGATGCCGTTCGGCCTGAGCGACCGCCGCCACTCCGCTATGGCCCCCGCCACAGAGGCGCGGTACTCGGCGCGCAGATCGGCGACCGTCACCGGGAGCTCGTCGCCCGTTTCGGGATCCACGAAGCGGGCGTCGCCCACGCCGGGCAGCTCGCGTTCGCCCGGGTCCAGCAGGTGGAAGACCAACACCTCGTGTCCCCTGTGGCGCAGGTAGCGGAGTGCGAGGCGCGTCTCGTCCGCGTCCACGAGCAAATCCGAGAACAGGATCACCAGGCCGCGCCGGCGCAGCATCTGGGCCGCTTCCCGCAGCGCGGTCTCGGCCCCCGTGTCGCCCGCGGGCTCGGCTCCCTGCAGCAGCCGACCCACCTCCAGCCAGTGCCGCCGCCCGCCGTGCGCGCCCACGCGGTCGCGGACGTGCTCGTCGAACGCGAGCGCGCCCACGGCGTCGCCCTGCCTCAGCAGCAGGAACGCGAGCGCCGCGGCCAGCTGCTTGGCGTACCACAGCTTGGTGGGGATGCGGTCGGGGTCGGAGCTCCACCCCATCGACGCGCTGGCGTCCAGGAGCAGATACGCGCGCAGGTTGGTATCCTGCTCGAACTGCTTTACGAAGTAGCGGTCGGTGCGGGCGACCGTGCGCCAGTCCATGTAGCGCAGGTCGTCTCCGGCCTGGTACGGCCGATGCTCGGCGAACTCCACCGAAAAACCCCTGTGCGGAGAGCGGTGGAGGCCCGTCAGGAATCCCTCGACCACGTTGCGGGCGACGTACTCCAGCCCTCCCAGCCCGCGCAGCTCCTGCGGAGCCAGCAGGTCGGGGCGCCGGGCGCCGCGCGCTTGGGCCGGGTTCGCCATGGTTGGGATTCGCCTCCTGGTGGTTCCTGCCCCGGGCAGCTCGAGACCCCCGCTCACCGCCGCGCGACGCTACGTCGATGGCCGCCCGCGGTTCGGGACGTGCGCTACCCCTCAGGGCGACGGAAGGTCGGACGCGCTGCGGGCGCCCCAGGTTGGCCGGCGCCGCCTTGCCAGCGCGCGACCCCGGGACTATCCATGGGCCATGCGATTCGCCAACTCGCTGATCCTGTTCGCGGCGCTGGTCGCCGCCGTGGCCGTGCCGATGTTCGTCGGCTTCGGGCTGTCGGAGCACCACAACCAATGGATCGCCTACGGCGGCGCCGCCGCCGTGCTCGCGGCAGCGCTCATCCTGCTGCACGTGCGCGTGGCCGGGGTTCCTTCGCACTAGGCGTCGGGCGAGCTCCCGGGCCTCGACCCGCGCCCCCCGTTCGCGCTATCATCCGCCCGCCCGAAGCGCTTCGGGCCGCCGACTCATCGACACGTGACCCGGGACACCGTTCCTTGCAGCTCGACCGCATCCGCAACTTCTGTATCGTCGCCCACATCGACCACGGGAAGTCCACCCTGGCCGATCGGCTGCTCGAGCGCACCGCCTCGCTCGAGGCGCGGGAGATGAAGGAACAGGTCCTGGACTCCATCGACCTCGAGCGCGAGCGCGGGATCACCATCAAGCTGCACGCGGTCCGCATGGACTATCTCGCCCCGGACGGCACCGCCTACGAGCTGAACCTGATCGACACACCCGGGCACGTCGATTTCACCTACGAAGTGTCGCGTTCGCTGGCCGCCTGCGAGGGTGCCGTGCTGGTGGTGGACGCGAGCCAGGGTGTGCAGGCGCAGACGATGTCCAACCTCTTCCTGGCCATGGAGGCCGGGCTCGAGATCGTGCCGGTGCTCAACAAGATCGATCTGCCGGGCGCGGAACCCGAGCGCCGGCGCGCGGAGTTGGTCGACCTGCTGGGAGTGGAGCCCGAGGAGATCCTGGCCGTGTCCGCCAAGGAGGGCACCGGCGTGGACGAGCTGCTGGAGGCCATCGTGCGGCGGGTGCCCGCCCCCCAGGGAGACCCCTCCGCGCCGCTGCGCGCCCTGATCTTCGACTCGTTCTACGACAAGTACCGCGGCGCCGTGCCCAGCGTGCGCGTGGTGGACGGCCATATCCGGCCGGGCATGCGCATAGGCTTCGGCGCGCACGACGCGACCTACGAGGTGGACGAGGTGGGTTATCTGCTACTGCGCCGCGTGCCCCAGCCGCGGCTCGAAGCTGGCGAGGTGGGCTACGTGACCGCGGCCATCAAGCGGGTGGGGGACACGCGGGTGGGAGACACCGTCATCGACGCCGACAATCCGCCCGCCGGGCTGCTGGCCGGCTACAAGGATGTCAGGCCGATGGTGTTCAGCGGCATCTACACCACCGAGTCCGACCAGTACGAGGACCTGCGGGACGCGCTCGAGAAGCTCAAGCTGAACGACGCCAGCCTGTTCTACGAGCCCGAGACGTCGACCGCGCTGGGATTCGGGTTCCGCTGCGGCTTCCTGGGGCTGCTGCACATGGAGATCGTGCGCGAGCGGCTGCAGCGGGAGTTCGACCTGGACCTGATCTCCACCGTGCCCAACGTGGAGTACCGCATCGTGCTCACCAACGACGAGCGCATGGAGATCGAGAACCCCAGCGCCATGCCGGACCGCGTGCGCATCAATCGCGTGGAGGAGCCATACGTGCGCGCGCACATCGTCTCGCCCGCGGAGTTCATCGGCAACGTCCAGAAGCTGTGCCACGAGCGCCGCGCCGAGCACGTGTCCATGCAGTACATCGACACCGAGCGGGTGGAGTTCACCTACGACATGCCGCTCGCCGAGATCGTGCTGGACTTCTACGATCGGTTGAAGGGCTCCACGCGCGGGTACGCGGGGCTGGACTGGGAGCCGCTGGAGTATCGGGCGAACGACCTGGTGCGCCTGGACATGCTGATCAACGGCGACCCGGTAGACGCCTTCAGCGTGATCATCCACGCCGACAAGGCGTTCGAGTACGGGCGCTCGCTGGCGGTCAAGCTGAAGGAGCTGATCCCGCGCCAGATGTTCGAGGTGGCGATCCAGGCCGCGATCGGCAACAAGGTGATCGCGCGCACCACCGTGAAGGCCCTGCGCAAGCAGGTGACCGCCAAGTGCTACGGCGGCGACATTACGCGCAAGCGCAAGCTGCTGGAGAAGCAGCGGGAGGGGAAGAAGCGCATGAAGCAGGTGGGCACCGTGGACATCCCGCAGGAGGCCTTCCTGGCGGTGCTGCAGGTGGAGGACTGATGCGCTGGATCGTGGGCGTGGACATCGGCGGCACGAACGTCGTCGTGGGCGCTCTGCCGGAGGACGGCAGCGCGCTCGTCGGCGTGCAGAAGGTCCCCACCGAGGCGGCGCGCGGGCCCAAGCACGTCGTGGATCGCATCGTCGGCCTGATCGGCGACGCCGTGGACGCCGCCGTGGCGGAGGGAGCGGCGAGGGCCGACGTCGCGGGCGTGGGGATCGGTTCGCCGGGCCCCCTGGACCGCGCCAGCGGCACCGTCATCGAGACGCCGAACCTGGGCTGGCGCAACTTTCCGCTGCGCGACCTGATCTCTAACGCCGTCGGACTTCCCGCGACGCTCGACAACGACGCCAACTGCGCGACTTACGGCGAGTGGTGGCTGGGCGCGGGTCAGGACGTGGACACGCTGGTCGGGCTGACGCTGGGAACCGGAATCGGCGGCGGGATCGTGCTCGGCGGCCGCGTCTACCACGGCGCCAACGACGTGGCCGGAGAGCTGGGCCACACCACCATCGATTCCACCGGGCGCAAGTGTAAATGCGGCAACTACGGCTGTCTGGAGGCGTACGCGTCGGGTCCGGCGATCGCGGCCAGGGCGGTGGAGGGCCTGATGAGCGGGGCGGAGAGCATCCTGCCCGACCTCGTGGGAGGCCGGCTGGAGGCTCTGACCGCGGCCGTCGTGTACGAGGGCGTGGTGCTCGGCGACGGCTTCGCCGACGAAGTGATGAAGGAGACCGCCAAGTTCCTCGGCGCCGGCATCGCCAACGTGATCAACTCGCTGAACCCCGAAATGGTGGTCGTGGCCGGGGGCGTTACGCGCGCGGGCGAACACCTCTTCCAGCCGCTCCGCGCCGAGGTCAGGCGCCGCGCGTTCACGCACGCGCAGGAGGCGTGTCGCATCGTGCCCGGCGCGCTGGAAGGGACCGCCGGCCTGATCGGCGCGGCGGGCGTGTTCAGAACGGAGCGGCTGCGCGACGAGTGAGCGAGCGATCGTTGGGGGTGGCGGGCGCTTCGGTGCGCCGGCTGGGCGTCCTCGGAACGCTCGTCTGGGACCGCATTTACGCGCGCGAAGGGCGGGCGGAGCCGGTCGAGGAATGGGGCGGCATTGCGTACGCGCTGGCCGCCCTCGTGGCGGCCTGCCCGCCGGGTTGGCAAATCGTGCCGATCCTGAAGATCGGGCGCGATCTGGACGCGCGGGCGAGGGCCTTCCTGGCGTCGCTTCCCGGACTGGATACGGTGTCCGCCGTGCGCACCGTGGAGGAGCCCAACAACCGCGTCGAGCTCCGCTACGTGGACAACGAGCGTCGCACCGAGAAGCTCAGCGGCGGCGTGCCCGGGTGGGAGTGGGAGGAGTTGGAGCCGCTGCTCGGCGGGCTCGACGCGCTGTACGTCAACTTCATCGCCGGGTGGGAGCTGACGCTGGCCGGGGCGCTCCGCCTGAGGCAGGCGTGCGCGGGCCCGCTGTACGCGGATCTGCACTCGTTGCTGCTGGACCTGGGCCCCGAGGGGAGGCGCAGGCCGCGTTCGTTGGCCGCCTGGAGAGAGTGGCTGACGGCGTTCGACGTCGTGCAGATGAACGAGGCCGAGTTGCAGACCCTGGCGGGCCGCTGGGGGGACCCGTGGGCGCTCGCGGCCGAGACGGTCGGGGTGGACCTGCGCCTCCTGCTCGTTACCCTCGGGGAGCGGGGCGCCGCCTACGTGCGCTCTCCGCTGTACGGGGCAGGGCCGTCCTCGTGGCGGCGCGGAGGCCTTCAGCCGGCGCGCCCATTGGGGGCGGCCGGGAGGGCCGAGAGCGCGCGCGTGCCCTTAGCGGAGGCGGCCAGGCCCGGTGACCCCACCGG is drawn from Gemmatimonadota bacterium and contains these coding sequences:
- the lepA gene encoding translation elongation factor 4, which codes for MQLDRIRNFCIVAHIDHGKSTLADRLLERTASLEAREMKEQVLDSIDLERERGITIKLHAVRMDYLAPDGTAYELNLIDTPGHVDFTYEVSRSLAACEGAVLVVDASQGVQAQTMSNLFLAMEAGLEIVPVLNKIDLPGAEPERRRAELVDLLGVEPEEILAVSAKEGTGVDELLEAIVRRVPAPQGDPSAPLRALIFDSFYDKYRGAVPSVRVVDGHIRPGMRIGFGAHDATYEVDEVGYLLLRRVPQPRLEAGEVGYVTAAIKRVGDTRVGDTVIDADNPPAGLLAGYKDVRPMVFSGIYTTESDQYEDLRDALEKLKLNDASLFYEPETSTALGFGFRCGFLGLLHMEIVRERLQREFDLDLISTVPNVEYRIVLTNDERMEIENPSAMPDRVRINRVEEPYVRAHIVSPAEFIGNVQKLCHERRAEHVSMQYIDTERVEFTYDMPLAEIVLDFYDRLKGSTRGYAGLDWEPLEYRANDLVRLDMLINGDPVDAFSVIIHADKAFEYGRSLAVKLKELIPRQMFEVAIQAAIGNKVIARTTVKALRKQVTAKCYGGDITRKRKLLEKQREGKKRMKQVGTVDIPQEAFLAVLQVED
- a CDS encoding VWA domain-containing protein; amino-acid sequence: MIGFLAPALLALAVAAAVPILLHLLQRQQGRRVVFPAIRYLRLAEREHARRIRLRQLLLLLLRVAAVMALAFAAARPFLRGGQGEHRPTAVVVVLDNSLSASLVRGDRRLLDELKGLALAATDAAGPDDRFWVIRAAEPWAAAPPGDARAAADLIRGVAPVPAGADLPAALERARGLLGAGADGRVGEIHLLTDGQATEFAGTDAGAGEDDAGPPVLVVAPDRDPPANLGVAAVSLEGGLAPRAGQRVSVGVALAGGRDSTGLRLLAHDTLRAVGRGAAGSVALLMLPAQPEGVLEGRAELEADELRADDRRHYVARVLPPAAVAVVGEAPFVEGALDILADGGRVRRAPARSADVVVSVGGAGLPTRPGAAVIALPPADPVALPALNRALAEAGVPWRVEAQGEAAGDRADAPADPELAALLADVELRTPYRLRAEGDVDAAEVRVRLAGGDPWAVGGALPDGARYLLVAGPLDGREGDVAATAAMVPLVDRLVAGWASAIPEGADLAPGAWVPLPGRADAVVGPEGERIGVEGGAPFRVPPAPGVYRVLAGDSLLGAFAVNPPPRESELTRLDERALRSALGGEARVVAKDDWSREIFRARRGREAWRLAALAALLLLLAEMLVAAGG
- a CDS encoding ROK family protein, translating into MRWIVGVDIGGTNVVVGALPEDGSALVGVQKVPTEAARGPKHVVDRIVGLIGDAVDAAVAEGAARADVAGVGIGSPGPLDRASGTVIETPNLGWRNFPLRDLISNAVGLPATLDNDANCATYGEWWLGAGQDVDTLVGLTLGTGIGGGIVLGGRVYHGANDVAGELGHTTIDSTGRKCKCGNYGCLEAYASGPAIAARAVEGLMSGAESILPDLVGGRLEALTAAVVYEGVVLGDGFADEVMKETAKFLGAGIANVINSLNPEMVVVAGGVTRAGEHLFQPLRAEVRRRAFTHAQEACRIVPGALEGTAGLIGAAGVFRTERLRDE
- a CDS encoding carbohydrate kinase family protein: MSERSLGVAGASVRRLGVLGTLVWDRIYAREGRAEPVEEWGGIAYALAALVAACPPGWQIVPILKIGRDLDARARAFLASLPGLDTVSAVRTVEEPNNRVELRYVDNERRTEKLSGGVPGWEWEELEPLLGGLDALYVNFIAGWELTLAGALRLRQACAGPLYADLHSLLLDLGPEGRRRPRSLAAWREWLTAFDVVQMNEAELQTLAGRWGDPWALAAETVGVDLRLLLVTLGERGAAYVRSPLYGAGPSSWRRGGLQPARPLGAAGRAESARVPLAEAARPGDPTGCGDVWGATCFAALLGGEPVESAIGRAHEAAARNVEHHGASGLHRHLMGRIHT
- a CDS encoding DUF58 domain-containing protein, with the protein product MANPAQARGARRPDLLAPQELRGLGGLEYVARNVVEGFLTGLHRSPHRGFSVEFAEHRPYQAGDDLRYMDWRTVARTDRYFVKQFEQDTNLRAYLLLDASASMGWSSDPDRIPTKLWYAKQLAAALAFLLLRQGDAVGALAFDEHVRDRVGAHGGRRHWLEVGRLLQGAEPAGDTGAETALREAAQMLRRRGLVILFSDLLVDADETRLALRYLRHRGHEVLVFHLLDPGERELPGVGDARFVDPETGDELPVTVADLRAEYRASVAGAIAEWRRSLRPNGIDYVLLDTSRPFAFGLREYMRKRQRLA